The sequence CAGTTTGTGGATAAAACCAAAGGTGATACCCCTCTACCCACTTGGCTTAAGCCCGAGTAAATTTGGCAAAGCCGTTTTTTTTATTTAAGATGCCTTATGTATGACTTCTCTTTTTTTAGCATATTGTCTGGAGGAATTTTACTACTAGCCGTGGTTGATGATATTGCTAGCCGTAAAATACATAATAAACTTTTACTAATTTTACTTCCCGTAACCTTAGGCTTACTAGCTTGGCACTTAGGGGGGGCTGAATTTTTGCAACATTTAATGCGATCAGGAATTACTATTCTTTTATCTATTATTGTAGTTTTGCCCTTTGTATTATCAAAAATTATAGGCGCAGGCGATTTAAAATTATTACTTTTGTTATCGTTGGTTCTAAGCCCTTTAATTTTATTTCAACTGTTTCTTTTTTCTTTTATATGGGCCAGCCTTTTGGGGTTAGCACAAATTGTGGTGTCTGGACAACTGCCCGCTTTATTTTCTAATTTAATGCACTTTAAAGATTTAAAAGATAATAAAAACTTACATAGTATTCCCTTTAGCGTAGCTTTGTTTTTTTCTTGGAGCTCTGTGGTTGTGCTAAAGTTTCGTTTTATAAATTTTTTGTTTTAAAACACTTTGTTAAAGGAAAATTATGAAATTTAAATCCTTAGTAATAGTAAAAAACTCTGGGCAAGCCGTTGTAGAAAGTATTTTACTAATAAGCCTTTTGCTAGGAGTACTTAGTGTGGTGGTTAAAGTTTTTAAAGACAAAGCCATTGTACAGTCGTTAATTTCTACCCCGTGGAAGCAGGTTAGCAGTGTGGTTACCCATGGTTATATTAAAAAAACTTCTGAAGAAAGCCTTATTCACCCTAATTCCATATCCCGACACGCTTCTAATAAACCTTCAAAGTAAATGTATGAAAAGCATTAATAAAAATATTTTTTTACAAAAGGCCTTCTCTAATAAAGGGATGATTAGTGTGGATTATTTATTTTCTTTTTTAATAGTGATGGGCTTAACTTATTTAATTTTAGCCTTATCTTTTACCTTAAGTTTTATTGAAATTACTCAATATATTACCTTTAGTGCGGCGAGGTCTTACTACGCCTCCCACACCAGCGAAAAAATGCAACGACAGCGAGCCGAACTACAATACAATACATTAAAAACTCACCCCGTTTGGAGCCACTTCTTTAACAATAAAAACCTAGCTTGGTTTAAAATAGCCCCCTCCACAGAAATTATTATTTCGGGAAGTCAAAATCAGCAATACACCACCCATGCCTTGGGCCAAGTGCAAATGTTTACTGGGGCCTCTACCCCATTTGTCTCCAAGCTTCTAGCCTTTAATCTTCCGTTAATTGGTCGTACGCAATCCGAAGGCGAAGAAGAGTCTGGGTTTAAAACCAAAGTTTCCTCCTTTCTAGGTCGCGAGCCCTCTACAAAAGAATGCCAAGACTTTCAAAAAGAGCGTTCAAAAAAATTAAAGAGCCTTTGCGGCAATTGCACGGTGGTAAACCTGTCTGACAACGGCTGCTAACCCCCTTTTTTCTGTCTCAAAACAAAACAGTTTTTTTCTTTTCTTAAAGAAAAAACTAGCTAAATATCTAGCTCTCCTCCCTTTAGTCTTCTTCACAATCCGTCGAAAAGACTTTGAAGAGGAAATTATGAAACAAAATGCTACTAAAATAATAAAGAACAAAAAAGGAAGCGCCATTGTAGAAACGCTACCTTTGGTAATTATTTTTATGACTATTTTAGGAAATATGTGGGGCTTTTTTATGGCCGTACATTCCGGCATTTTATCCTCCATTGGCGCAAGAACTTATGCTTTCGAAACTTTTAGAAATAGAGCAGACCTTACTTATTTTCGCGATCAAGAACTAGCCACAGGAAACCCTTACAAAGAATCCATTAATTATTACAAAACAGGTGTGCGCATACATGGAGTAACTCAACCTAGTAGAACAAATAATGTAGCCAACTTTTACCCTTTAAGCATTAACTATAATAAGTTTTCTCCCTCTCAAGCTAAAGCCTCTAACTCTATACAAGAACAGCACAGACATAGTTTTATTTTTTCAGAAAGTCGAGAAAAAACAACTGGCGTAAAAGAAATTTGGATAAGAAGTATTTATGGTATGTGCCTAAATTTTTCAGACTGCAGTTAATAATTAATGCTTAAGTAGTAACGGAAAAGTTAAAAACGATAAGGAGTTGTAATGAATAATAATGAAACCCGAAATTTATGGATATCTTTAGCCATTGGATTATTTTCTGTGTTTTTAATTTATAGTTACACTCAAGAAAAAAGTGCAGAAATTACTAAAAAATTTGGATTAAAAAAACGAGTGGTTATTGCCACAAAACATATTAACGCTATGGAAACTATTAACGAAACTATGCTGAAAATCGTAGAGCGTCCATTAGATTTTATAGAGCCTGGAGCACTTAATAACCCCGATCATGCTATTGGCTTGGTGGCTTTAACCCCTATTCAAGCTAATGAACAAATTTTAAAAAATAAAATTATTGAGCCTGGCCCTGTAACCGGCTTGTCTTTACAAGTAGCTCCCAACAAAAGAGCTATTACCCTTCCTGTGGATAAAGTTAGAGGGGTGGCAAAGCTTATTAAACCGGGAGACAGAATTGATTTATTAGCAGCCTTAGATGTTGGACAAGGAAGAACACAAAAAAAAGAAGTAAAAACAATTTTACAAGATGTAATTATTTTAGCTACTGGCCTAAGAGTAACCAACGAACTACCTCGCCTTTACGAAAAAGTAGGTGGAGATGAATATATTAAAAATATTTCAAACGATACTAACTTTGATACTATTACCGTAGAAGTTTCTCCAAAAGAAGCACAAGGTTTAGTATATATTTTATCTACCTCGCCAGGGTCGTTATTTATGACGCTAAGGCATCCAAGCGATCATGTAAAATTCCGTATCCCTACTACTTTAATTAATAATGTTTTAGGAATTTCAAAAGTTAGAATTAAACCTGTAAAAAGGCAAAGAGCTCCAGCAAGAGTTCCTCAATTTAAAAAACCAAAACCAAAACCAAAAACTGGTGGATTTATAAATTTATAAAAACTTATTTATGTACAAAAAAAATATTTTCCTTTTTTTAATCTCTGTTATTTTCCTGTCTCTTTCTAATTTAGAATTAGCAACAGCAAAAAAGCATCCTATAAAATACCTATCTTTATCGGTGGGGGTTTACAGAGATGTGCTTATTCCGAAGGCTGGAAATACTTTTTCTAAGGGGGGGACTTACCGCGCTTTATTAAGCTTGCAATATAACCCTAAAAGAAAATTATTAAGAATTTATCCAAAAAAAACAGGGATTGGAACACTATTTGTAAGAAGCCCTAAGTCTGGCGATGTCATTTATGAATTTCGTATTGATATTAAAAAAACCAACTTACATAAAGTTGCAAAAGACATTCAAAGCTTACTAAAAGACATTGAAGGCATTAATATTAAAATTATAAACAACACTGTTGTTGTAGATGGTGAAATTTTAATTCCCATAGACATGAATCGTATTTTGAGTGTTATTAAACAATACGGTGACCAAGCTAGTTCTTTAGTTACACTTAGCTCTTTAGCACAAAACAAAATTGCTAAATTAATAGAAAGAGCTATAAACAACCCCGAAGTGCATGTTCGCGCTATTAATGGAAAATTTCTTTTAGAGGGTGTTGTATCTAGTTTAGCTGATAAAAAAAGAGCCATTTTGCTGGCGCAAACCTATGTACCTGACATTATATTAAACGAAGGTGATGGTGGCAAAGTGCAAAAAAGACAAACCTTAGATATTATTGATTTAATAAATGTAAAAATACCTCCCCGTCCAGTAAAAAAGAGAAAATTAATTCAATTAGTTTTTCACTATGTAGAAATGAATAAAG comes from Pseudobdellovibrionaceae bacterium and encodes:
- the cpaB gene encoding Flp pilus assembly protein CpaB, yielding MNNNETRNLWISLAIGLFSVFLIYSYTQEKSAEITKKFGLKKRVVIATKHINAMETINETMLKIVERPLDFIEPGALNNPDHAIGLVALTPIQANEQILKNKIIEPGPVTGLSLQVAPNKRAITLPVDKVRGVAKLIKPGDRIDLLAALDVGQGRTQKKEVKTILQDVIILATGLRVTNELPRLYEKVGGDEYIKNISNDTNFDTITVEVSPKEAQGLVYILSTSPGSLFMTLRHPSDHVKFRIPTTLINNVLGISKVRIKPVKRQRAPARVPQFKKPKPKPKTGGFINL
- a CDS encoding type II and III secretion system protein, with protein sequence MYKKNIFLFLISVIFLSLSNLELATAKKHPIKYLSLSVGVYRDVLIPKAGNTFSKGGTYRALLSLQYNPKRKLLRIYPKKTGIGTLFVRSPKSGDVIYEFRIDIKKTNLHKVAKDIQSLLKDIEGINIKIINNTVVVDGEILIPIDMNRILSVIKQYGDQASSLVTLSSLAQNKIAKLIERAINNPEVHVRAINGKFLLEGVVSSLADKKRAILLAQTYVPDIILNEGDGGKVQKRQTLDIIDLINVKIPPRPVKKRKLIQLVFHYVEMNKDYAKGFSFSWRPSLSSDTRLDLGLGKSTASTLTATISNLLPKLNWAKEHGHARVLKSVSIITENGVNGSLNSESQIPYLSGAGENISTSFVKVGLKSNVTPTIVSSSSNSIQLKIGFEVNSLISKSAAGPLTAGHNIKTSLVVRNGHSAAIAGLISNESGTFFNKLPAESVRNPILPLHASKDFSRKQSQFVVFITPIIKSSASAGTEKIKKKFNLKQ